A DNA window from Pyrus communis chromosome 3, drPyrComm1.1, whole genome shotgun sequence contains the following coding sequences:
- the LOC137728053 gene encoding translocase of chloroplast 120, chloroplastic-like yields the protein MENGDKIASGSEVGENKGVDVEVVEERVVEGSNGLKDDAEDEVFEEAIETQENLLEQGSKDGLVDAAVVGEERETETVGGLGLASPIENPSVETFEEAIEVPDEVGKSDDDDDDDDAEVKVENIVGGNSDDEVGVAGGIDDEQTKNEAVTEETNGLTDDGLVGSQEDGVKEVTQVEAGGGISGLTGGDEADVKSVVLENVKFEKDNFDLNGLADGGLVGSQDVEVKEVSEIITGAEIVGLTNVGEVDSKPNVVLENKEPEKDDLDNSTSEPVSTDEKLDTEDLDSPQVTEFNKEILKEAGNGQELEENSLSMENQDEKTVDLVSASDGVPLKLEDDNSVELLDRNMDTVHQEGDSAESNDATLGIEEKQEYNKTEELRDTLTFTDAEHEGFSNGEVKNSFTVLGSEHHEEKSEPKSISSDKQLSGEDSEEMIVTSEREISALSERSAAEKTEKIQDGATNLRAQSNKDDQPQRADEIAPEVRDNIAVPEEREKKENLQAEKGVTKVNKEQEIQPVSALSSSGNPTQPSPPPARPAGLGRAAPLLEPAPRVVQHPRVNGTVSHAQNQQIEDPVNGETEESDETREKLQMIRVKFLRLAHRLGQTPHNVVVAQVLYRLGLAEQLRGRNGGRVGAFSFDRASAMAEQLEASGNEPLDFACTIMVLGKSGVGKSATINSIFDENRFATDAFQMGTKKVQDVVGTVQGIKVRVIDTPGLLPSWSDQRQNEKTLLNVRRFIKKTPPDIVLYLDRLDMQSRDFSDMPLLRTITDIFGPSIWFNAIVVLTHAGSAPPEGPNGAASSYDMFVTSRSHVVQQAIRQAAGDMRLMNPVSLVENHSACRTNRAGQRVLPNGQVWKPHLLLLSFASKILAEANALLKLQDSPPGKPFATRTRAPPLPFLLSSLLQSRPQLKLPEEQFGDDDSLDDDLDESSDSDDESEFDELPPFRRLTKAQVEKLSKAQKKAYFDELEYREKLFMKKQLKEEKKRRKLMKKMAAASNELPSDYVENVEEESSGAASVPIPMPDLALPASFDSDNPTHRYRYLDSSNQWLVRPVLEQHGWDHDVGYEGINAERLFVVKEKIPLSFSGQVTKDKKDANVQMEIATSIKHGEGKATSLGFDMQTVGKDLGYTLRSDTRISNFRKNKATAGLSVTLLGDALSAGMKVEDKFVANKRFQLVMTGGAMTARGDVAYGGSLEAQLRDKDHPLGRSLSTLGLSLMDWHGDLAIGCNIQSQIPVGRHTNLIARANLNNRGAGQLSLRLNSSEQLQLALIGLVPLLRKLFTFPQQLQYGQ from the coding sequence ATGGAAAATGGTGATAAGATTGCCAGTGGGTCTGAAGTGGGggagaacaagggtgtggatgttgaggttgttgaggagAGGGTTGTAGAGGGGTCTAATGGACTCAAGGATGATGCGGAAGATGAGGTTTTCGAGGAGGCAATAGAGACGCAGGAGAATTTGCTGGAGCAGGGCAGTAAAGATGGTTTAGTGGATGCTGCTGTTGTTGGTGAAGAAAGAGAGACTGAGACAGTTGGTGGCTTAGGGTTGGCGTCTCCTATTGAGAATCCTAGTGTCGAGACATTTGAAGAGGCAATTGAAGTTCCTGATGAGGTTGGGAAatctgatgatgatgatgatgatgatgatgctgaAGTGAAGGTGGAAAATATTGTGGGTGGGAACAGCGATGATGAGGTTGGAGTGGCAGGCGGAATTGATGATGAACAGACTAAAAATGAAGCAGTCACTGAGGAAACAAATGGATTGACAGATGATGGGTTGGTGGGCAGCCAAGAAGATGGAGTAAAAGAAGTTACTCAGGTTGAGGCTGGTGGAGGAATATCAGGTTTGACAGGTGGGGATGAGGCTGATGTAAAGTCTGTAGTTCTCGAGaatgtgaagtttgaaaaagacaattttgatttaaatggaCTTGCGGATGGTGGCTTGGTGGGGAGCCAAGACGTTGAGGTGAAAGAAGTATCTGAGATTATTACTGGTGCGGAAATAGTAGGTTTGACAAATGTGGGTGAGGTTGATTCAAAGCCTAATGTTGTTCTTGAAAATAAGGAGCCTGAGAAGGATGATCTTGATAATTCAACTTCAGAGCCAGTATCTACAGATGAAAAATTAGATACTGAAGATCTTGATTCTCCTCAAGTAACTGAATTTAATAAGGAGATTTTGAAGGAAGCTGGTAATGGTCAGGAGTTAGAGGAGAATTCCTTGAGCATGGAGAATCAGGATGAGAAGACTGTGGATCTAGTAAGTGCTTCAGATGGCGTTCCTTTGAAGCTTGAAGATGATAACAGTGTGGAACTGCTTGATAGAAACATGGATACAGTGCATCAGGAAGGTGATAGTGCTGAATCAAATGATGCCACGCTTGGCATTGAAGAAAAGCAGGAGTATAATAAGACTGAAGAACTGAGAGATACTTTGACTTTTACAGATGCAGAACATGAAGGTTTCAGTAATGGGGAAGTGAAAAACTCTTTCACTGTGCTGGGTTCAGAGCATCACGAGGAAAAATCTGAACCAAAAAGCATTTCATCTGATAAACAACTGTCTGGGGAGGATAGTGAGGAAATGATTGTTACGTCAGAAAGGGAGATCTCAGCTCTTTCTGAAAGATCTGCAGCTGAGAAGACAGAGAAGATTCAGGATGGTGCCACCAATTTGAGAGCACAAAGTAACAAAGATGATCAACCTCAGCGAGCTGATGAAATTGCTCCTGAAGTTCGAGACAACATTGCTGTGCCTGAAGAgcgtgaaaagaaagaaaaccttCAGGCAGAAAAGGGAGTCACAAAAGTGAACAAAGAACAAGAGATTCAGCCTGTATCAGCTCTTTCTTCATCTGGAAATCCTACACAACCAAGTCCCCCTCCTGCTCGTCCAGCTGGCCTTGGGCGTGCTGCCCCACTATTGGAACCTGCGCCTAGGGTGGTCCAGCATCCTCGAGTAAATGGTACAGTATCTCATGCTCAAAACCAGCAAATTGAGGACCCCGTTAATGGAGAGACAGAGGAGTCTGATGAGACTCGTGAAAAGCTTCAGATGATAAGAGTGAAATTTTTACGTCTTGCACATAGACTTGGGCAGACTCCGCATAATGTTGTTGTGGCTCAGGTTTTGTACAGATTGGGATTAGCTGAGCAGCTGCGTGGTAGAAATGGGGGCCGTGTTGGTGCCTTTAGTTTTGACCGTGCAAGTGCCATGGCGGAACAGCTTGAGGCATCAGGGAATGAACCCCTTGATTTTGCTTGTACCATTATGGTTCTTGGAAAGTCAGGAGTTGGTAAAAGTGCAACCATCAATTCTATATTTGATGAAAACAGGTTCGCCACTGATGCTTTTCAGATGGGGACAAAGAAAGTTCAGGATGTTGTGGGTACTGTGCAAGGGATTAAGGTACGGGTCATTGACACACCTGGACTTTTACCTTCCTGGTCGGACCAGCGACAGAATGAGAAGACTCTCCTAAATgttaggcgttttatcaagaaAACACCTCCAGATATTGTGTTGTATCTTGATAGGTTGGACATGCAGAGCAGGGATTTCAGTGATATGCCACTCTTGCGCACCATCACAGACATTTTTGGGCCCTCTATATGGTTCAATGCAATTGTGGTTCTGACTCATGCTGGATCAGCTCCACCTGAGGGCCCAAATGGTGCTGCTTCTAGTTATGACATGTTTGTCACTTCACGATCTCATGTTGTTCAGCAAGCCATTCGTCAGGCAGCTGGGGATATGCGCCTCATGAATCCTGTTTCATTAGTAGAGAACCACTCTGCTTGCAGAACTAATAGGGCTGGGCAAAGAGTCCTGCCAAATGGTCAGGTTTGGAAACCTCATTTGTTATTGCTCTCCTTTGCATCCAAGATTCTGGCTGAAGCAAATGCATTATTGAAGTTGCAAGATAGTCCACCAGGAAAACCTTTTGCGACTCGAACTAGGGCACCTCCTTTACCTTTCTTGCTTTCATCACTCCTTCAGTCAAGACCACAGTTGAAGCTGCCTGAGGAGCAGTTTGGTGACGATGACAGTTTAGACGATGATCTGGATGAATCTTCAGATTCTGATGATGAATCAGAATTTGATGAATTGCCCCCATTCAGACGTTTGACCAAGGCCCAGGTGGAAAAACTctcaaaagcacaaaaaaaggcatattttgatgagttagAGTACAGGGAAAAGCTCTTTATGAAGAAACAGTTGAAGGAGGAGAAAAAGCGGCGGaagttgatgaagaaaatggcaGCTGCATCAAACGAACTGCCAAGTGATTATGTCGAAaatgtagaagaagaaagttCTGGTGCAGCATCTGTACCTATTCCCATGCCAGATTTGGCATTGCCTGCTTCCTTTGATTCTGATAATCCTACTCACCGTTACCGGTATCTAGATTCCTCCAACCAGTGGCTCGTAAGACCTGTTCTGGAACAGCATGGTTGGGATCATGATGTTGGTTATGAGGGTATAAATGCAGAAAGACTGTTTGTTGTTAAAGAAAAGATACCCTTATCTTTTTCTGGCCAGGTTACCAAGGATAAGAAGGACGCCAATGTCCAAATGGAAATTGCTACTTCAATAAAGCATGGAGAAGGGAAAGCTACTTCATTAGGGTTTGATATGCAGACTGTTGGAAAGGACTTGGGTTATACTCTACGAAGTGACACAAGGATCAGTAACTTTAGGAAGAATAAGGCTACTGCTGGTCTCTCAGTTACTCTCCTGGGTGATGCTCTATCGGCTGGTATGAAAGTTGAAGACAAATTTGTTGCTAATAAACGGTTCCAATTGGTTATGACTGGTGGTGCAATGACTGCACGTGGTGACGTTGCTTATGGTGGTAGTTTGGAGGCTCAGTTAAGAGACAAAGACCATCCTTTGGGTCGTTCCCTATCAACCCTTGGGCTCTCTCTCATGGATTGGCATGGAGATCTTGCCATAGGGTGCAATATACAGTCTCAGATTCCAGTTGGACGGCATACGAACCTGATTGCTCGTGCCAATTTGAACAATAGAGGGGCAGGACAACTCAGCTTGCGCTTAAATAGCTCGGAACAGCTTCAATTAGCATTGATCGGCCTCGTTCCTCTGCTCAGAAAGTTGTTCACTTTTCCTCAACAGTTGCAGTATGGACAATGA
- the LOC137727268 gene encoding pentatricopeptide repeat-containing protein At2g21090-like, which translates to MPSFSSPPLPPLTKPSKRLAVTKRPCVVQSLLKLCSQGHLSQALSSLDLLVQRGIRLPAKTLAFLLQQCGAARSLREGKWVHIHLKLTGFKHPSTFLANHLINMYFKCADDVEARRVFDKMSVRNLYSWNNMLSGYAKMRKLSEARSLFEKMPEKDVVSWNTMVIGCAQSGVCDGALRFYRELRRLSIGFNEFSFAGVLTACVKLKELGLTRQVHGQVLVAGFLSNVVLSSSVVDAYAKCGEMGDARKVFDSMPVKDVLVWTTLVSGYAKFGDMESASEFFNRMPEKNPISWTAVISGYARNGLGHEALALFTEMMMYQVRPDQFTFSSCLCACASIASLKHGKQVHASLIRSNFRPNTIVVSSLIDMYSKCGDLGAGRRVFKLMGDKQDTVLWNTLISALAQHGNGIEAMGLFEEMVRSGVKPDRTTFVVILNACSHSGLVQEGLSFFQSMTSDHGIFPDQEHYACLVDLLGRAGHFDELINQLKNMPCKAGDQVWNALLGVSRIHENTELGRKVAEHLIELEPQSSGAYVLLSSIYAKHGKWELVEKVRQLMDERQVRKERALSWIEVENRVNAFTVSDQLHPLKEDIYSALEQLAGQMEEDVSVPNSVR; encoded by the coding sequence ATGCCCTCTTTCTCTTCCCCACCTCTCCCTCCTCTCACCAAGCCTAGCAAACGCCTCGCCGTCACCAAGCGTCCCTGCGTCGTCCAGTCTCTTCTTAAGCTCTGCTCGCAGGGCCACCTCTCGCAAGCCCTCTCCTCCCTCGACCTTCTAGTCCAAAGGGGTATCCGTTTACCCGCCAAGACTCTCGCTTTCCTCCTGCAACAATGCGGCGCTGCCAGGTCCCTCCGAGAAGGCAAATGGGTTCACATCCATTTGAAGCTCACTGGATTCAAGCACCCCTCTACGTTTTTAGCAAACCATTTGATAAATATGTACTTTAAATGTGCCGATGATGTAGAAGCCCGCAGggtgtttgataaaatgtcAGTGAGGAATTTGTACTCTTGGAACAATATGCTTTCTGGGTATGCTAAGATGAGGAAGTTGAGTGAGGCCAGGAGTTTGTTTGAAAAAATGCCGGAAAAGGACGTCGTGTCGTGGAACACCATGGTCATTGGTTGTGCTCAGAGTGGAGTATGTGATGGGGCTTTGAGGTTTTATAGAGAGTTAAGGAGATTGTCAATTGGTTTCAATGAGTTTAGTTTTGCGGGTGTTTTGACTGCTTGTGTGAAGTTGAAGGAATTGGGCCTTACTAGACAAGTTCATGGGCAGGTTTTGGTTGCTGGGTTTTTGTCAAATGTTGTGCTTTCTAGTTCGGTTGTTGATGCTTATGCCAAGTGTGGGGAGATGGGAGATGCGAGGAAAGTGTTCGATAGCATGCCTGTGAAGGATGTTCTTGTTTGGACAACATTGGTTTCGGGGTATGCGAAATTTGGTGATATGGAATCAGCTAGTGAATTTTTCAATCGGATGCCCGAGAAGAACCCTATATCGTGGACAGCTGTGATTTCCGGCTATGCTAGAAATGGTTTGGGGCATGAAGCCCTTGCATTGTTTACAGAGATGATGATGTATCAAGTTAGACCTGATCAATTTACATTTAGTAGTTGCCTTTGTGCTTGTGCTAGTATAGCTTCACTTAAGCATGGTAAACAAGTACATGCATCTTTAATACGAAGTAATTTTAGACCCAACACAATTGTTGTGAGCTCTCTTATCGACATGTATTCAAAATGTGGGGATTTGGGGGCAGGAAGACGAGTTTTCAAGCTCATGGGTGATAAGCAAGATACTGTATTATGGAACACATTGATATCTGCCTTAGCGCAGCATGGTAACGGTATAGAGGCAATGGGATTGTTTGAGGAGATGGTCAGATCAGGAGTGAAGCCAGATAGGACTACCTTTGTGGTCATTCTCAATGCATGTAGTCATTCTGGTCTAGTGCAGGAAGGGCTTAGTTTTTTCCAGTCCATGACTAGTGATCATGGCATTTTTCCTGATCAAGAACATTATGCATGCTTAGTTGATCTCTTGGGTCGAGCTGGACATTTTGACGAGTTAATCAACcagctcaagaatatgccatgtaaAGCTGGCGATCAAGTTTGGAATGCATTACTCGGTGTTAGTAGAATTCATGAAAACACAGAGCTGGGAAGAAAAGTGGCCGAACACCTTATTGAGTTGGAGCCTCAATCTTCTGGTGCCTAtgtactactttcaagtatataTGCCAAACATGGGAAATGGGAGTTGGTGGAGAAGGTGAGACAGCTTATGGATGAGAGACAAGTGAGGAAAGAGCGGGCCCTTAGCTGGATAGAAGTTGAAAATAGAGTGAATGCGTTCACTGTATCGGATCAGTTGCATCCTCTGAAAGAAGATATATACTCAGCTTTGGAACAATTAGCTGGCCAGATGGAAGAAGATGTTTCGGTACCTAATTCTGTGAGGTAA